The Pseudomonas sp. IB20 region CTGGATTTGCTCCGGGTCGCCCAGGCTTGCGCCTTCCCAGGTACAGGCGCCAAGCAGGTGCAGGCGGCCCGCGATCAGTAAGCGGCGCTCCGGCTCGGGCAGGTCGGCCTTGATTACCTGGCTGACGAACGCCGTGGCGCTGCTGTCGTCGTTGCTGCGGCAGCGGCTGCCTTCGCCGCTCAGGAAGGTATCACCCGCAGCTTTGTCGCTTTCACGTGCGATACCCTGCGAGGCCAACAGCTCATCGAGCTTGTTGGGCGCAGGCGTCGCGTCGGGTTTTTCGGCGCTGGCATCGGTCATCGGTGTGAGGCGATACACCGGGAACGGCACCGGGCCGAAGCCTTCTTCCAGATCCGTTTCACCCAGCGCATTCGGCGTCAGGGGCGCCACCTGCTTGTCGGCCAGCAACAGGCGCAGGTTGACCCGGCTGTCATTGCCCGGGCTCAGAAAGGGCAGGTTGCTGCACCCTTCGAGGCTGTCGCGCGATACCCGCCAGTCGGGGTAGCACGAGTCATCGCCACTGGCTTGGGCCTGGAAGGAAAGGCCGGCGAGCAGCGCCAGGGCCAGGGGAGACAGAAAACCGATACGCATGACGTGTCCTTGATCCTTAGTCCTTTGAGGGGGCAATCATAGCGTGATCCGACAAGTGCATCGGTGAAGGCCTACACAAATCGCTGATTTGTCCGATTCCAGCAGCGAATAATGGGCTTTTGTCCTAGAGTGGCGGTCATTCACGCATGGGGCTTGTTTGCCGGCCTTAAAAGGCAAGGGTAGGGGAATTGGAGGGGGCAATCATAGCGTGATCCGACAAGTGCATCGGTGAAGGCCTACACAAATCGCTGATTTGTCCGATTCCAGCAGCGAATAATGGGCTTTTGTCCTAGAGTGGCGGTCATTCACGCATGGGGCTTGTTTGCCGGCCTTAAAAGGCAAGGGTAGGGGAATTGAGGTGCGACGGTCTGTGGTAGAGCAAGATGAAAAGATTGCGGCAATGCCCGCATTCAATCGCCTCACCGGTGCCTGGGAAGGCACCGGTTGGGTCAGTCGCCTGTGGTGGGTGCCGATCCTGGCACTGGCCATGGCCCTGCGTTTTTACAGCCTGACGGCGGCGGCGATCTGGGGCGACGAAGGCTCCAGCCTGTTGCTCAGTGAATACGCCGTGGACGACCTGTGGTTTCACGCCGCCCATGATGTGCACCCACCGTTGTACTTTTTCATGCTGCGCGGCTGGATCGAGCTGTTCGGCGACAGCATCTGGTCGATTCGTGGCATGAGCGCGATCCCCGGTGTGGTCGCCGTGGGCCTGGGCACCTGGCTGACGCGCGCGCTGTCCACCCGGCGTGCGGCCGTGCTGGCGGGTGTGTTGCTGGCGCTGCTGCCGACAGCGGTGCGCTATAGCCAGGAAGTACGCATGTACTCACTGCTGGGTGTGTGGCTGCTGGCCGCCACGTTGGCGCTGGTGTACTGGGTGCGTCAGCCCGAGCGCACGCGTTATCTGGTGGCGTATGCCGTGCTGATGAGTGCCGGGTTTTACACCCATTACTTCACCGCCCTGTGTGTGCTGGTGCATTGGGCTTACCTGGGTGTGCTGTACCGCGCGCAACCACGAGGCCAGCGCCTGCTCGGGCGGCCTGCGTGGTGGGCGGCCAACGCCGCGATTGTGTTGGTGTACCTGCCTTGGTTGCCGAACTTGTGGGGCCTGGTGCAACACGTCGAACAGCTCAAGGTGGGCGGTGACATTGGCTGGGAGGAACCGGTTAATCTGCTCTCCATGCCGTCGATGATCTGGCAATTTGTGGCGCAGGACGAGGGTATTGGCTTCTGGCCGCCGCTGTTTTGGCTGTTCCCGCTGCTGCTCGTTGCGATCGTGCTGGTGACTGCCTGGCGAGACCGCGAGGGTTATCGGCCGGCCACCTTGCTGGCGCTGTTTTTCCTGCTGCCGTTGCTGTTGGTGTACGGGGTGTCCTTTATTTCCCCGGTGTTTATCGAACGTTACCTCACTGTCTACGCGTTGGGTTTGCCTATCCTTGTGGCACTCGCCATCGACCGCTTACCGGCGCGCCTGTCTTGGTTGGGCGCGGCCTTTCTTGTGTTGTTCGTGGGGGTGGAACTGGTGGGGTTGAAGAACAATTTCACTGTCGATGAACATGACCAGTTCAACGTCCCCGTGGAGTTCGTCAATCGCAACTACCAGGAGGACGACCGCATCGTTCTGAGTGACATGCTGTGGTACCTCAGCTATGTGTATTACGACCAGACCGACGCCCAATTGCAGCTCTACACACCGCCCAAACCCGACGGCACGCCGACCCGGCCGAACGCCTACGGCTTCGGTACGCTGGTGGACCAGGATGGTGGGCGCATCTACCTCGACCGTTTGTCGGCATTGCCCGCCGATACCCGCCGCGTGTGGCTGATCAGCAGCAACGAAGCGCCGGATGATTTCGCACCACTGCCCGATGGCTGGCGCGAGCTGAGCCGTCAGGACGGCGGCGGTGCCAGGGCGCGGCTGTTCGTGCTGTGCAACGTACCGCAGCCGCAACCCGAAGGTTGCCGCTAGACTCAGTTAACACTTCTTTATCTGGAGCTTGCCATGGAATCGCCTGTGCACAGCTTACCATGGCTGGCGCGAGCTGAGCCGTCAGGACGGCGGCGGTGCCAGGGCGCGGCTGTTCGTGCTGTGCAACGTACCGCAGCCGCAACCCGAAGGTTGCCGCTAGACTCAGTTAACACTTCTTTATCTGGAGCTTGCCATGGAATCGCCTGTGCACAGCTTACCTTCACTGTTCAAACAGCTTGGGCTGCCGCATGACCCGGTGAGTATCGAGAAGTTTGTGACGGTTCATTCACCGCTAAAGCCTGAACTGCATTTGGCGGATGCGTTTTTCTGGACGCCCAGTCAGAGAGCGTTTTTGCGCGATGGGATTCGGGAAGATGCGGATTGGGCGGAAGTCGTGGATCAGTTGAGTGTGTTGTT contains the following coding sequences:
- a CDS encoding glycosyltransferase family 39 protein; amino-acid sequence: MRRSVVEQDEKIAAMPAFNRLTGAWEGTGWVSRLWWVPILALAMALRFYSLTAAAIWGDEGSSLLLSEYAVDDLWFHAAHDVHPPLYFFMLRGWIELFGDSIWSIRGMSAIPGVVAVGLGTWLTRALSTRRAAVLAGVLLALLPTAVRYSQEVRMYSLLGVWLLAATLALVYWVRQPERTRYLVAYAVLMSAGFYTHYFTALCVLVHWAYLGVLYRAQPRGQRLLGRPAWWAANAAIVLVYLPWLPNLWGLVQHVEQLKVGGDIGWEEPVNLLSMPSMIWQFVAQDEGIGFWPPLFWLFPLLLVAIVLVTAWRDREGYRPATLLALFFLLPLLLVYGVSFISPVFIERYLTVYALGLPILVALAIDRLPARLSWLGAAFLVLFVGVELVGLKNNFTVDEHDQFNVPVEFVNRNYQEDDRIVLSDMLWYLSYVYYDQTDAQLQLYTPPKPDGTPTRPNAYGFGTLVDQDGGRIYLDRLSALPADTRRVWLISSNEAPDDFAPLPDGWRELSRQDGGGARARLFVLCNVPQPQPEGCR
- a CDS encoding DUF2789 domain-containing protein, translated to MESPVHSLPSLFKQLGLPHDPVSIEKFVTVHSPLKPELHLADAFFWTPSQRAFLRDGIREDADWAEVVDQLSVLLRAGREA